The Thalassotalea psychrophila genome window below encodes:
- the ald gene encoding alanine dehydrogenase — protein sequence MIIGVPKEIKNHEYRVGMVPASVRELIAHGHEVFVETNAGNGIGFSDADYVTAGATILTTASDVFAKAEMIVKVKEPQAVERAMLREGQILFTYLHLAPDLAQTEDLIKSKAVCIAYETVTDIHGGLPLLAPMSEVAGRMSIQAGAQALEKSNAGRGMLLGGVPGVEPAKVVVIGGGMVGNNAAQMAVGMGAEVVILDRNINVLRKLDAQFGNKIKAIYSTADALEKHVLEADLVIGGVLIPGAAAPKLVTKEHIKNMKPGSAIVDVAIDQGGCIETSYATTHAEPTFIVDDVVHYCVANMPGAVPRTSTFALNNATLPFIINLANKGYKEALLSDNHFLNGLNVINGKVTVREVAENLGFEFVEPKVALS from the coding sequence ATGATTATCGGTGTACCTAAAGAAATTAAAAACCATGAATACCGTGTAGGTATGGTCCCTGCAAGTGTTCGTGAACTAATTGCTCACGGCCATGAAGTATTTGTTGAAACTAATGCGGGTAATGGCATTGGCTTTTCTGACGCTGATTATGTTACTGCTGGTGCAACAATATTAACTACCGCAAGTGATGTTTTCGCTAAAGCTGAAATGATTGTTAAAGTAAAAGAACCGCAAGCTGTTGAACGTGCAATGTTACGTGAAGGCCAAATTTTATTCACTTACTTACATTTAGCCCCAGATCTTGCTCAAACAGAAGACTTGATCAAATCAAAAGCAGTTTGTATCGCTTATGAAACGGTTACTGATATTCACGGTGGTTTACCTCTTCTTGCTCCTATGTCTGAAGTTGCTGGCCGTATGTCTATTCAAGCCGGTGCACAAGCATTAGAAAAATCTAACGCTGGTCGCGGTATGCTACTTGGTGGCGTTCCTGGTGTTGAACCAGCTAAAGTTGTTGTTATTGGTGGCGGTATGGTTGGTAACAATGCTGCACAAATGGCTGTAGGTATGGGTGCTGAAGTTGTAATCCTTGACCGCAACATAAACGTATTACGTAAATTAGATGCGCAATTTGGAAACAAAATAAAAGCAATCTACTCTACTGCTGATGCTCTTGAAAAACATGTATTAGAAGCTGATTTAGTCATTGGTGGTGTTCTTATCCCAGGCGCTGCAGCTCCTAAACTTGTTACAAAAGAACATATCAAGAACATGAAGCCAGGTTCTGCCATTGTTGATGTTGCAATTGACCAAGGTGGTTGTATTGAAACTTCTTACGCTACAACTCACGCAGAACCGACATTCATCGTAGACGATGTTGTTCATTACTGTGTTGCTAACATGCCAGGTGCTGTACCACGTACATCTACTTTCGCATTAAATAATGCAACATTACCGTTTATTATTAATTTAGCAAACAAAGGCTATAAAGAAGCGTTATTATCAGATAACCATTTCTTAAATGGTCTTAACGTTATTAACGGTAAAGTAACTGTACGTGAAGTTGCGGAAAACCTAGGTTTTGAATTTGTTGAGCCTAAAGTTGCATTAAGCTAA